GTTATCACGTGGAAATCATCTTGGCTGTACGCGTCGTCGATCGTTCGCAAACCGTACGAGGTGTCAATTTCCGCGGGTATTCAATCGCACGCGTTTCCACTTATTCGAACGCAGCTACGAAATCACTCGCTTGTCGATTCTCATTGACCCAGTTTCCCTTTGACTCGAGCGTGATTGTAGCACCTGGTGTCCGGGTGCCGAGGCGCTATTCTCATCCATCATTTCCGTGCGCCCCGATAAATTGACCATCGGCCCGTCATTGTCACAGGTCGATCATCCGGAACGAGCAGGATGACAATGGAAGATCGCACGGGTGGCATCGACCGTGCCGCCCCCGCGTCGTCAACGACGGCTACGACGGCGCTTACGTCGTCCAGTCTATCATCCGTCAACGATGTAACATCCGACGCCTCGTACCCTCTTCAGCGCGCCAGTAAGCGTTCCTTCGACGTGGCGTTTCTCGTTGCGCCGGACGAGAACCTCGCCCGTCGCCAGAACGAGAAGATGAGGCTGGTGTCCACCAGGAAGGACCGTCTTCGAGAGGAAATTTCAACGGAGAACATCGTAGACTCGGACAGATTGCCGCAGAATCTGACCATCAAGAACTACGACAACGATACCGGCGGTTCCGACAGACGGAGGATCATGCAGTGCACGGAGAACTCCCTAAGTCCTCCGTATATATCTCCAAGAACACTGACTCCAACTCTACCAGGTTTGTCACCTGACACGGATGTGCGAAGATACGTTTCCGGCACTCGTCTTCAGAAAACACCTAGTCCACCCGCGTTCGCCAGCCACCAGTCGATACTAACTACATGTCCCGAGGCCGTCGAGCCGAATCTAACTTGCAACAAGGTCTACGACGCTGGTATACCCTGTGCAACAGACAGACACGGAGAATCTCGCAGCGCGTTCACGAAGGTGAGCTTGCAAACTCAGAGGAACGGATTCAACGACGACGGACAGACTTCGCCGAGGTCCTCCATATCGCCAGATGATCGCACCAGCTACCAGAGCAGCGTCAGTCCGCCGGTGGTACCATTGACAGCTACTACTGGCTACAAGTACGCGCCATTCCCCACCAAAATGACGTACCCCTTCCTGGTCAGTCCTGAAACCGGACAGCCTGGCCTGTTGGAGAACCTGAAGATACCTCAGATCGCCCAGCCGCCCAAAGTACCAAGTCCAAAGATGCCCGGCTTCCGGCCAGACCTGCCACCAGTTTACCCTAATCTGTCGTACAATCCGATCTCCGTGTTTCCACCGATGGCGGAGGCGTTGACCAGGCCAAGATTCCTAGCGACGGCCGCGGGGGTTGCTGGCCTTCTACCCCCGTCGTTCGCTGCGCTGACCCTTCCCGCGCAAAACGTCTGCGCCAAGTGCAATCTGTCCTTCCGGATGACCTCCGACCTGGTCTATCATATGAGGTCGCATCACAAGAACGAGAACACTGGGGAAGCCGCGAGAAGAAGGCGAGAGGAGAAGCTCAGGTGTCCTGTTTGCGACGAGAGTTTCAGAGAGAGGCACCACCTTACGAGGCACATGACCGCGCACCAGGACAAGGAGAGCGACGCGATCGTCGACCAGGTCGAGGTGAAGAGGAGGGCCACCACGGTTCATAGCAAGTGACGACGGAAATCGTCGAGCGAGGACGCGATCCTGACCAGTGGCTATTCTTTCGAAAATTGAGAGGATCCTCCTCGCAGGAAGAATAGGTATTGGCGGgctttcaaattttaagtacttTAGATAGAACGAGTGACAACGGCGACGATTTCGGAGGGGTAGGATAATAGAATTCGTTTTCGATTTCGTCTATGGGGGTTGATAGTCGTTGCGCGAGACGAAAGACACAATGCTCTTCCAGTTTTTTAAGATATCTCTTAGCGTACGTAGCTCGACACGCAGGATAACGATCATGCTTACTCTATGGTTAACCGAATGTCCGCGAGTTTTTTGCACTTGTCCCTTTTAACGGAACTACTTAACGAGATGAATCGATTACGACATTTTACGTGCTAATACGTGTATAATAAACGAACTAACCGTTAGAAATTTAATCGACTAATCTAAGAGATCTGACTTCTTGCGATCCGCGATAAGGTGCATTCCCTCTCTAGTCAATATTAGGTAGGAGAAATTTGTAAATAATTCGATTAATAAGCGATCAATCGAACTCTATCGTAGCTTTAAGAATACTATAGAACACTCGAACGTTCCTCGATACGCGAAACTAATTTTCTATTACACCACACGCTCCTGAAGTACCGTGCACCATTCTTTTTCCGACAGAAGGGCGAAATATTTCGTTTCACTGACGGACAGGTGTGTCGAGGGGTTGGTGACACAGGTGGGGCTGGTAACGTGCACAGGCGGGGGCAGAACGCGACGTAAGCCGCGTTCATTTGTGTGTCGGGGGTGGCGCGGCAATAAATAGATCGTAAACCGTACCCTGGCTAACACACAAACCGGCGGAGCGCGCATAATGGTAGGAAACAATGAATGCCGTAATCGGAAACAGTGCCGGTTTGTTATCTGCCATTTACACTCCATTTAACTTCAAACAGTGAATCGGCTGGCGCGCATTCGCGTTTTAAATACACGCGACCTCCACCGCCGACTCCACCCCCGGCTGAACCGCCCCCGCACCGCCGATCCCCCGCCCGTTTGGTCGACGTACGGCTTAACATAGGGTTAACCTGCCGGTCAGAGTGGCTTAATATTGCCCGGAATTGCTTGACTTATCGCCACCTCCATTACGGGCTTAATGCTTGCTTATTTCACCCCTCTGCTAAACGATGCCTCGCTCACCTGTATTCGTACCGCGTTCCTCCCTTTGGTTTCCCGTTTGCGATCGCAGATACGGCTATTGAATTTAATACGAATTTGAAAAAGCAGAGTAAAAAAGGGGACGGGTGGAGTAAATATTTTTAAGGATAAGAATAATAAAATTCTACAGTATTCTGTACAGCAATAATAACAGTAGTGTGTATATATTCGCTCGAAGATTTTTCTCCATTTTAAAAATAGGAGAACGATTCTTTCCACGTACCATGATAATTTATCGAATAACCAGTTTGCGTGGAGATTCGTCGTTATGAGATAACGGTACTATATCGATCCACGGATTCATTATGATACGACGTTGTTCTAGCTATGCGTGTATGATGTAAGTCCGGATGTAAATGGCTCGTCATTTAGAGGTAAGAGTGTCATCGACATTTTGTTTCGTTTTGTAAGAATTATTTATCACGACGTGCGTCACGTTGTATCGGTTCGATGTAAATATCACTCTGTATATAAGCACTGTATGTACCCGGAAATCGTTGTTAATGAATAAAAAAGGTATCCGTGAATAGAACTCTAAaaagttgcacttttcttccatCGTCCATCGTAGTTCCCTTTTACGAAATGTTTTCTTCA
This sequence is a window from Xylocopa sonorina isolate GNS202 chromosome 6, iyXylSono1_principal, whole genome shotgun sequence. Protein-coding genes within it:
- the LOC143424652 gene encoding uncharacterized protein LOC143424652; the protein is MTMEDRTGGIDRAAPASSTTATTALTSSSLSSVNDVTSDASYPLQRASKRSFDVAFLVAPDENLARRQNEKMRLVSTRKDRLREEISTENIVDSDRLPQNLTIKNYDNDTGGSDRRRIMQCTENSLSPPYISPRTLTPTLPGLSPDTDVRRYVSGTRLQKTPSPPAFASHQSILTTCPEAVEPNLTCNKVYDAGIPCATDRHGESRSAFTKVSLQTQRNGFNDDGQTSPRSSISPDDRTSYQSSVSPPVVPLTATTGYKYAPFPTKMTYPFLVSPETGQPGLLENLKIPQIAQPPKVPSPKMPGFRPDLPPVYPNLSYNPISVFPPMAEALTRPRFLATAAGVAGLLPPSFAALTLPAQNVCAKCNLSFRMTSDLVYHMRSHHKNENTGEAARRRREEKLRCPVCDESFRERHHLTRHMTAHQDKESDAIVDQVEVKRRATTVHSK